The genomic interval GAAGTTAAATTAAAGGTTACTGTAAAAGGTGTCCAGCGGATTGACAAAGACGTGATAGAGAAAACACATGACGACTTCAAATCTACAAAAGATGATTTCAAAAATCTGTGTTTCTGTTTCGTTAAATTGGTAATGGCAAATAGAAGGGCCCATTTTCACGAGTTAAAGGAACTTCTAGGATTTAACGGTATATCTGTACAGAGGCTGAGCCAGATCGGGTTCAATATCAATGTTTTCCTTCTGTGTTCCTCACTGGGTGCGTTTGAGATTTTGTATCAAAACTACACAACTGGACGATTGAAAAAGATAGTTCATAACGCATTAGTGACACGTGATCATCTTCTTAAACTGAAAGCACGACAGCTCGAACTTTCCGTTGAAATAGAGGAGGGGATGGTCAATAAGTACAGAGATATTTTGATAGTCCGCGGACCAGCGGAAGAAGATGTTTTACATCCGGTTGATGTACTGGACTACTTCCAGTGTGACGATGATGAGGAATGTTCTCTTAACAAAGATCTCAATATAGGTAGGTCCTTTACTTCACTTACATTCGCATTATTGGCAAGTTCATAAATGCACGTATTTCCTATCTGGacactttccattcaaaatataGACATTATATTCAAACAAGTGAATACAACATCCTGTATCATCATCGAAACTCGTAGTCCGAAGGTCGGTCAGTTTGACGGACTAAGCCATTCTTTCGACTAGTGTGATACAAGTTCAGAAAACATCGAGTCAATGATAATTCAAAATAGGTACAAGTGGATAAAGGGTAAATTACACTAGATAGCTGATATGGGCGTTTTGTGTCTCGTTTTGCTGGTTGTGTTACTTTTCGTGCCACCAAACCAATTCGACGTGATCGATTTACCAAGATCtctttaaagcttttgacttggtGGATCATACAGTATTGATAAAAAACTTAGCATATGTATGTACAATCTAGATAATTTATCGCTGGCTTGGTTTTCCTCTTATTTAGATGATAGAACTCAAGAATACATATCCGCTACATACCAGTATACAGAGTCACATTCACGGACTACTGGTGTTCCTCGATCGTGGTTCAGTATTGGTGGATATCATCATGTACATAATCGTCCAtgataacatgttagaatcgaataATATATCTCAACCAGTgagctcttgaataaaatcattatcgTTAAGTTAAGATGCGTCGGGCTGCACTCTCGTCATATAagtccttcgcatctaaactccaaacagtGGTTTTATTCTGATTGGGCTATATCAATTCTTAACCAAACCGTAGGCGTGAACATAACAGAACTCTGTCCTGACCTTAAGAATGTGTATTAAAAAGATTCCTTATTACAAAAACGACAGTTGTTATTGGCATGCGCGGACAAATTTGACCAAACATGTGAACGTATATGTCATAACTAATAATTCTTTTTCAGACGAAATACGCAATTTCCGTTTGAAAACATGGCACCAACTCCTACACAGCCAGATAGAAAAAGCAGACAGAAGATATCAGCAATTTGACGATTCTATGAAAGATTTACTTTTGATACTACGCATCGCCAGACGAGAGGACAAACAGGAAATGACGTGTCTACAGGATGTGATCAACTGCTACCATCACTTAAAATACAGCAAGAGCGTCGCAGCACAAGGGTCGCGCAGTGATATTGTTTATGAATATATTGCTATTGTTAATTTCATCCGTATAACTGTACAGGAAATCAGCGATAAGTCTCTTCTTGTTTCATTTGATGAGACGCTACACCCAGACGCTTGTGAAGCATTCCATCGTCTGCTAGCGCAGATAGAGGAAATGTTACAACCTGAATATATTTTTGAGAGCGACGACAGTGTAACAAACTCACATGTGATGACAGGTTTGGAGAAGGAAATGTTCGGTAAATTTCTGTGTTACTTGCCAAAACTGTTGCGATTGCTATATAATTTATGTGATACACTCACTGCTACTGAAAATGCAGAAAGTGTAAAGGAAGGTGAGAGTGATGAAAATAATTCCGAATCTACAGATCACAATGATTCTGGTATAGCTCTATCAAGAGAAGAGAATAACAATACTTCAAAAGTCCACGATAAATATAGTGAAGTACCAACAATTGAAAATTTACCGGAACAGTCATCCGCAGAAAAGTGTGAACAACTTAGCAATGCATCAGTCGTGAATTACGTAGGAATATGGACACAAGCGTAGAGTTATCTCTCATCATAAACCATGGGGACATATTTTCCAAAATGCAATTATTTCCCTTCTACCGTTTATCCGGACCAAAAGTAGACTAGCATTTTCACATTGCTGTACAAAACTAAGCAGATTGTAGggacaaatataattatttaggGAGTTTGAATGTCTTAAAAAAGCTACTGATACCTTACCAAACATCTACTTTCAACATATATAGCTCTTTCTACTTTTTACATCCAGGTAAATTGCATACACTTTGTTTTAGTTTATATGTGTGATACTTTTACAAGATTCGATCTTCAGGTATGCATCAGTCATAGAAAACACAAAGGAATTTCGTAGCTTCCTCAGGCTTGTACTGACTGCTGATAGTAATTTTACTTTGAAAAGAAGGTGGAGTTGTGGAAATCTAAAGAACGCTTGGAGGTATTTGCTCTACAACAGGTACTTGTGGTAACATCACATTCCGTTCTTTCCCTGTCTTACATTTACAAACTATATTTTGGCatgtaagcaaaaaaaaaagctgCCGCTTGTATCGGTGGTAAAATTCAACAGCCATAGTGAAACAATTGGGCAACACTACAGCATCTGTATAAACAGAGACAAGGATGATAACTCAAACTACTGTATATTACCttagtaaaatgttttattaagaataaaaaataaaatacaaatgataaACATTTACAACCATAAAGCGCTTACATGTATTATACTGATACAGAGGTTGCAGATAGTGAACGCAGGGTAATGATAAAGTTCTATGTAATAAATTACATACATGTCTAATATACATATGAGTTACCGGTAAAATCTCAATTAAAATTCCTAAATCATGTATACGCGTAAAAAATGTATTGCAGTTATgcacaatatatttattttcataaagttACTAGCAAACTTGTTTTGCAACCACTTTTTACATACATGGTTTTATGAATCTGGTATTGAGATAGTGTTTCTACATAGAATTCAAATCGGTCATGGAGTCTTTATAAATCGTGTAATTGTAGCCTACTTCCCTTAACACTGTATTCCTACACTGACAGTGTACCAGTTGGCAAGACGTGACGTCACTGTGTCACTGTTATTACTGGTATTCACTTACTTCACACTACTCTATTCTACAAGAATCATCTATAACCTTTCATATATTCAACATTCTAACTTCTTATGTAGTATATGCTCGAGGCGGGAATGTGTTTCTCGTGATGAAAGGAAGACTGTAGCtgcttaaaaacaaaatgttaaactaCGTGAAGCCATATTTTTAGAGAATGCAGTCTATTGCATTAAATGTTGTAGAATTAATTGTTTCTAAAATTTAGAAATTAACTTTTATGATGCCTTTAACTTGCAATGCCGATAACATGATATAAATCACCCACAATGATATGAGGAATATTCCACAAATAATTTTGGGTATTTTCGGCCCTCCTAACTCGGCACGACCAAGCGCTGGAACGTAACGTCGTACAAGAAGCAGACTGAGAGCCAGGAACGCGCACACACTGTATATGACGACACTAAAACCAAGCGACTTGGCAGGATAGTCAAACTGCCCGCCCTGCAATTAAACAAAATGCGTATAAAGTAATAAGTGCCCTATGATTACGTTTTTAAGAGTTACAGAACAGTGGTTTGTGGTAGCGTACCAAAATGAATGACTAATTGAAGTCACAGTTGCTCTGTTTTTGTTAACATTTCCTACAGTCATTAGTACATCAATCTTATAAAATGTGACAAACTTAATATTTGAATTCTTTAGAATAACGCTAAATCTTGGACTGAGAATGATTGACCACAATTTTCTgcacatttttaaataattctataTTTGTTCAAAACAAACTAATCGTGCGTAATTGTCCTTGGCACTTgtacaaattaaacaaaacatgCATATACCTTTGCTGCCCAGTATATACTGGCAATTGTCCACGGTAGTCCAAGACCGAGGAAGACATTCACAGAGTTACTTCCGTTTATATTTCCTACTGAACTGTCTGCTGTCTTCTCCATCAGAGCTGCAGTCTTACTGGCAAACGTGTCCGGCATACTGGTTCCCAAGGCAACGAATGTGATAGCGGTTATAGCGTCTTCCAGGCCAATCAAACATCCAAATGTTCCCGCCAAATCATTGATAATGGTTGTAAGAAGTCCGATAACAGCCAGAGACAGCAGAAAGCATGGCCAGCCACCTAGATATTTTGCTGGTGGAACAAACGCAAATATCAACTGAAaagaataacaaaacattcattgGTTGTAAAATCAATCACAGAAAAAGTAGGGAAACACTGAAAAAGAACGTACGATAAAATATTCCGCTGGAATTATTACAGTAATCGACTGTAACAAGGTCTTCAGTAATAAGGGACATCGGTTTACATGTAAAATAATCATAACTAATGTTTAATAACATTGCTTGCTCGGTTTCATCTTATAATGTTTGAACTTCTAATAATTTTTACATCGTAATAAGTGACTGTTCCTGCTACATATAAGATTGTTTCTAAAACGGTTTGAGTCATGACTCCGACATTGGGCTATTGCTTGCACAATTATTGCACGCTAACCCAAATGTTAGGAAGTGACTGCGCCAATGTGACACACTAATGACTAACTTTCAATCCAAAGTTAAGGAAGTGACTGCGCCAATGTGACACACTAATGACTGACTGTGCCAGTGTGACACACTAATGACTAACTTTCAATTCAAAGGTTAGGAAAAGACTGCGCCAATGTGGCACTCTAATGACTTACTTTCCATTTTAAGGTTAGGAAATGACAGCGCCAACATGTCACACTAATCATTAACTTTCCATCCAAAGGTAAGGAAATATTGCGCCAACAAGGTAATGACTTACCTGCCATCCAAAAGTTAGGAAATGATTGTGCCAGTTTTGGCATACTAATGTCTTGCTTTCAAACCAAaggttagaaatttattaaaCCAACGTGACACATTTATCACTTACTTTCCATCCAAAGGTTAGGAAATGAAGAACATAGTCTAAGAAGGTTGCAGTTTCAAGGTCACCTCCGTTAACATTCATCGCGTCCTTGAACTGGTCTACCCATCTATGAGACGTTAGCGCCATGGCACCGACATTAGCTTTTGTCATGTTAAGCAGACGACTCACGATCCCATTAAACTCTGCAAATATGAAATGCAACAATTGTACAAGTTGTCATAGTTCAGAATTCGTTGCCAAACGTCCTCTTGTCGTTGCTTTTAAAATCATGCAGATATAGCCAAGGACAGCATGTCATtatcccacccccaccccaactGGCGCAGTGACGTACCATATGCtgcatttttgcatattttttggcAAAGCTTCCCAAGCACATAGAACAGTTGACCGACCACGCTGCCCTCATTAATTCTTTTTGATGACAACTACAAGTTTCACAAAGTCAGGTCTCATAAGAACAAAGCAAAACACAGATGCAAATACTCCATTCTTTGAGTACATTATTAAATATAACTCACATCAAAGGAAGAATAGCCCCGTTTACTTTATAAATACATACCGTCATCGTTGACGATAGTAACAATTGTTTTCTTGATCTTTCCTAGCTCTGCCCCACCGTCACATTCTCCAAGTTCAATAGCAAAACACTCGTCCCGTTCTTTCTTCtgtatacaaataaacaaacgcGTCGTTATTGTTATTTTACCCTATTACTACACCTTTATTTCGCTAAAATGGGCTGTCGTATAAACTCTGGCTTTACATGTCACTTTGCCTTTACACGCCAGGTGCTGACGGTCTACTTTTTAAGTACGTTTACAGCAGGCATTGTGATCTGAGTCAAGATTTAAGAAGATGTGATGAAAGTTTAAACAATTTATCATGCTCTCCTCCCCTTACCCACCCCATTGTGAATGCCATagtaaaatgaaagaatattcAATCCCGTTTTATTCCACCTCAGTAAGCAACGGAGATAATTCAATAGACATTGACTTCTAAAACTTGTGGTGTTTTGAAACGTGTCTTTGTTTCTGGATGGAAATTAGCAGGCGTTTATCTAATTGTTAAATTTAAGCCATTCGCTGTGGAAGTACTTTCACCGGAAATGGAGGAATTTAAGGTAGAGACTGtggacatttgattttaattcaaGTGCCATTTTCGGTTCCATTTTGCTCATGTTGAATGCCCGTAAGCATCTATAATTCATATTACACAGAAGTCAAGCTATAAGGTCTGTGTAACCTAAAATATACTGATATTGTTTGGGTTATACCTGTAAAATGGTGACAAGAATTCGTATTTAGATAAGTTCAAATTTATCTCTAATTGGGTCAACAtggttttattgttgttgttgtagttgttttTTGCTGTCATTTTCCCCAGAAAACGCAAGAGATACGTACATTGCTTTCAAACAGAGGGATATCGAtagtttttgttatttcttgGTTGTCGAACAATAGCACTCCTTCTTTTCCCTTGAAATCTTTGCCTTCTTTTGCTGTTATATCCGTTGTCTTCCATTTAACGCTCACGTGACCGTCACATCCGTTCACGCGGTTCACGGTAATTCTCGCACTATAAAAGCTCTCCTTGACAACCAAACTTGGCTTCGCGAATTCGAGTTTTCCAGGTTCTGCAATAAACATATTCGgtttcatttacatttaatacTTAATAATAATGCCACAACAGCAACcgttgttttaaactttaatattAATAAGTGCAGCAAAAGTGGGCAATTATCGAGATATTACATATTTAGACAGTATATTAAGCCAATTAAAGTATCTAGTGTTACAAATTATGTTTTACCGTCGTCGTTGATGATTGTGACTTGGTTAATGCACACGTTTCCCAATGCGATATGCTCGTGGCTTCCGTCCTCTTGTTCAGGAATTGAGAGTTTGACAAAGAAAAACTCATCGGGTTCCCACTCAAAGTCATCGACAATCTCGATGTATATTTGACGTAATTCCTCTTCTTTCGCAAACTTTACAACCTCTTTGAACGCCTTATAATCCTCCCCAGCCAGTGCAGTTCCGTTAATTGTTTCAACCCTGTTGATAgataaatgatatacatgtaaagaGTTGTCGCGACTTAAATAGTGAATTCAATTCTGAAGTAATCGCAGGGTAATTTACTCACGGACAAGTTTCTAACCTGAAATATTTGCGAGTATAGTTCTATAAAACCATGTAACTCACATAACGGAACACGGAATGTCTTTTTTTCCGTATCGTCGGATACCAATCCTGACTTTTCCTTCGTTTTCTAGAACGCTGACAGCCGCCGCCGTGAACTCTACAACAGCTTTTGTGCCGCCGGCTGTGTGATCCTTGGACCTTACTGAGGAATCTTTTTCTGCGCGTTCTTCTGCCGACAACTTTGTATTGTCgtaaatctgtaaaatatatcaGATTCTTGAAAACGATGTTTACCCTCTCTCTTTTAGTGTCACAATATAAACACATAATATTGTCGTTTCTTTGATTTGAATGATATTCTAACTAAGTCTAAACCTACAATACAGTCTATTGGAAAACCTTGTTATTAGGTTTGTACAAACAACTGTAAATGTAAACAGTAAATATTACACGAGGTTTTACTGAAAATATTCATCTTGAAAATCTGTAAACTTATGGAATGGTTAGAACTGAATGCCTTTATACATGCCGTTTGCTACAACTGACTATAATTATAATCTTACACAAGTAACTTCATTTGAAAAAGAGCTCtctaatttacatatttatatggCTAATGGATGATATCTCTATATATGTACAATATCACACAATCAAACCAAGGCCAAAGTATAGCataaaacaagaggacaatgatggccCAATTTGGCTCACCAGAACTTCACAGGTTAGACAGATATGACGAAACATTTCTtccaaattactttgaaaactgaCCTGCAGATTCAGCGGAGAACATTTCTTTAAAGCTCCCACTACATATATATTCAGAAGATGACTACGCTCCCTGGTTGCAATGTTATATTTACGAATCGGAATAGAtctaatttgaaaaatcttgttagaacatttctgtgaaatcattttgaatttagAACAGCGATTTGGGTGATGTTGTTAGCAGAGTTTGCTATTTTTAGGTCTGGACGCCATATTCTTGACGAATCAtgcagaataatttgaataatactaGTATGCATAAAGGATTACTCACGAAACAATTGTGTAAATgtattttgaaatctgtaaagaagatttttaaaatttccgtCATATACATATTGGAAAAGTGACAACAGGCCCCCGTGGACATTTTTCTaacgaatcaaaataatctgaacaatcttgattGAGGATCTCCTAAAGAACATTTGTGtcttatttcaaaatcggactagCAGTTTAGGAGAtgtcttttgaagatttttctgatTTTAGTTATGGCGGCCCCTGTGTGAAATCAAgcgaaaatatttaaatatttttgtacagaACCATCCAAAGTTCatccagaccaagtttcattaacttctATCAAATGGCTTCAGAGGAGATGTCGATTGacgaaaaatgtgaacggacaaacaaacggacgcacggacaacgtGCGGTGAGTGATCATAATGTAGCTCACACCGAGCACTTCAGACTAGAAACTTTTACTGTTAGCACAGAAAACAACTATGTTAGCAAAACGACAAACAGACAGAACGTAAAACTTATGCACATGAAAAAATGGAAGTGAAGATACACACACTGCCTTCACATTGAATACAAGGAGTTTTGAACTGATATGTACAATAGTTATACAGCATGCAGACGTTTTAGCAAGCAATATGGCGCATAAATTCAAATATCTATTACTAGTAATTAAAGCTAATCGAGGCGTTCAATACACCGATAAACtcctttcaacatttttgtatcCATGCGCGTATTTGAGAGTGGCATCAATGCCGAAAATCAAAAACTGCAATGACACGAGACATACACTGAGTACATGTAGGCCTaagtactcattttcttagttagatcatttacTATCCGATGAACATTGTTTCTATTAAACATTtctattcaaaatataaaaaactggttgttttctaaatatttaaagCGGCGAGCAAAgtcattaaaaatgaaatatcggTGCGGGAACACGCTTATAATAGTAGGATTGATAAGgattaaattgttttttctgGAGCATTAAAGGCAGGCTTTATacatgcatgaacaccagaaaatAATAATTTCTATATATCTATTGTAATTTGTTGATGTTATATCAGACTACAGTTTCTGTATGAGGATTACATGTATACAATTTGTCATTAGTCTTAACTGGCTTTCGTTTTTATGGATGAAGTTATAGGTATACTATCTATATTGTCATTGAAATAACCTCCTAGGCAGGGGTACGGGGGAAGAAATGTCATTTCAGACCGGCAACAGATGTAATTAGCGAAGAAACGAAAGAACATTATAGTACCTGTCAGTGCCTGAATTACACGTCAGTTCACTGATGTGTACGAACCGAACTGAAAGTAATTTAGTGACCAAAAGAACGTGATGTCAGAGAAGTATGTCATATTTAAGATTTTCTGTGACAgtgttacaaatatattacaatctGGTATTCTGTTGATGTCATACTAGGTTCGCATTAAGATTCTGAATGAACTGACAGTAACTCAAAGTGAAGAAaccaaaaaagaacaaaaaaaaaaaaaaacgaaagcacCGTGACGAGCGTCAGAGACTGATGGGAACgtcaatatcttttatttttgattCTTGATTCTTCGCGACAGTGCGACGTCAACTTGGTATTTTGGTGACTGTGTCCGAATTCAAACTCGTGTTTAGTGTTTGGTGACTGGGTCCGAATTGAAATTCGTGTTTAGTATTAGGTGACTGTGTTCGAATTCAAACTCGTGTTTAGTATTTAGAACTGTGTCAGTATTAAACGTCAATAGCGAGTATTGACAGCTGTACCAGAAATAAAGGTAGTATTCTACTTATTGTGTAGGCTGTGTCAGAAAGAAATGTATTTCGGTGGCTGAAAGAAAATGAAGATAGGAAAAGCAAACAGGAACGACACATTTAGAACAATCACACATGTTAGAAGACTTGAAAAGAATACAGATCTACAAAATCAGCTTAACTACGTAACACAAATGATACTTAcaaaatgattttgttattttaggGATGGAACATGAAAATACAATATTATCAATTAATATCTAAGACAGCTGACTGCCTTAACAACTGAAAAGCAAGCAACATCTATAATGTTTCAGCAAACTTGTGCCTATTACTAACCAGGCTCTGTTGTTTGAAACaggtaacttttaatgaaaattcacagACTTTCTTAGACTTGAAATGAGGACAAAAGCTCGCTCAAAATGCCCAAATGAAATACTGTAATATAGCTTGATTGAAATATAACTTTTCACATGTCCTTGTTACGCAAGGCCTGTTAGATGACCTTTAGTTTGCTGAATGTATATCGAATACAGATATGATATGGACTTATGTATACATTGTAATGAAGAGGCGCCAAATTGCATGTATTTCACtatcaaaacatatttaacaGTCTTCAATAGACAATTGAAAGTTTTCTGATACAGTAATTCATCCATTAGTTTTAAGCGCAGTGGAAACTTTAAGCACATACAAAGCTACAATGTATGATGTTTAATGTGTGCCAAGACAATGTCACCTATTCT from Mercenaria mercenaria strain notata chromosome 2, MADL_Memer_1, whole genome shotgun sequence carries:
- the LOC123562233 gene encoding uncharacterized protein LOC123562233 is translated as MMDRSKSAGSSAPSKVTNEELRSACKLIAPYIAHEWRGVCEELGVADDVLDEIEADHEKVPMSELAFRALCKWQDMMGRAASKETLHRTIKLFGLRRADDQLRSLSQKRNVPYMGRPVTAAVTQDIPANKQAKQKALADRLSRPKSTRTSDQESGKQKKKVAPQLQPGVNPLAVQVTPSKPTDICEVKLKVTVKGVQRIDKDVIEKTHDDFKSTKDDFKNLCFCFVKLVMANRRAHFHELKELLGFNGISVQRLSQIGFNINVFLLCSSLGAFEILYQNYTTGRLKKIVHNALVTRDHLLKLKARQLELSVEIEEGMVNKYRDILIVRGPAEEDVLHPVDVLDYFQCDDDEECSLNKDLNIDEIRNFRLKTWHQLLHSQIEKADRRYQQFDDSMKDLLLILRIARREDKQEMTCLQDVINCYHHLKYSKSVAAQGSRSDIVYEYIAIVNFIRITVQEISDKSLLVSFDETLHPDACEAFHRLLAQIEEMLQPEYIFESDDSVTNSHVMTGLEKEMFGKFLCYLPKLLRLLYNLCDTLTATENAESVKEGESDENNSESTDHNDSGIALSREENNNTSKVHDKYSEVPTIENLPEQSSAEKCEQLSNASVVNYVGIWTQA
- the LOC123564098 gene encoding sodium/calcium exchanger 3-like isoform X1, with the protein product MSSMITVGNETVDLNEYFCSDKGLLLPLVSEYTWPIGGRAFIYLLGLLWIFMAVAIIADVFMCSIERITSKTTTIRIADSEAEGGYQEMEVKVWNNTVANLSLLALGTSAPEILLSIIETVGNGFKAGDLGPGTIVGSAAFNLLVISGICVMSIPSPDTRRVAEIKVFFVTGFTCIFAYVWMAIVLMVSSPNVVDIWEGVVTLVFFPVLILVSYLADRNFCMGKKEEQPQGMVGFALGKAEPSSGLLKSETSDRGRKYQTMSDEGDQQPETTGDKEEDLRRLARKLGREVRDGDIPEDEAAKMAIARMNEDQSHDRGWYRINATRMLTGGRKLIPRVMTTFQDIYDNTKLSAEERAEKDSSVRSKDHTAGGTKAVVEFTAAAVSVLENEGKVRIGIRRYGKKDIPCSVMVETINGTALAGEDYKAFKEVVKFAKEEELRQIYIEIVDDFEWEPDEFFFVKLSIPEQEDGSHEHIALGNVCINQVTIINDDEPGKLEFAKPSLVVKESFYSARITVNRVNGCDGHVSVKWKTTDITAKEGKDFKGKEGVLLFDNQEITKTIDIPLFESNKKERDECFAIELGECDGGAELGKIKKTIVTIVNDDEFNGIVSRLLNMTKANVGAMALTSHRWVDQFKDAMNVNGGDLETATFLDYVLHFLTFGWKLIFAFVPPAKYLGGWPCFLLSLAVIGLLTTIINDLAGTFGCLIGLEDAITAITFVALGTSMPDTFASKTAALMEKTADSSVGNINGSNSVNVFLGLGLPWTIASIYWAAKGGQFDYPAKSLGFSVVIYSVCAFLALSLLLVRRYVPALGRAELGGPKIPKIICGIFLISLWVIYIMLSALQVKGIIKVNF
- the LOC123564098 gene encoding sodium/calcium exchanger 3-like isoform X2, encoding MSSMITVGNETVDLNEYFCSDKGLLLPLVSEYTWPIGGRAFIYLLGLLWIFMAVAIIADVFMCSIERITSKTTTIRIADSEAEGGYQEMEVKVWNNTVANLSLLALGTSAPEILLSIIETVGNGFKAGDLGPGTIVGSAAFNLLVISGICVMSIPSPDTRRVAEIKVFFVTGFTCIFAYVWMAIVLMVSSPNVVDIWEGVVTLVFFPVLILVSYLADRNFCMGKKEEQPQGMVGFALGKAEPSSGLLKSETSDRGRKYQTMSDEGDQQPETTGDKEEDLRRLARKLGREVRDGDIPEDEAAKMAIARMNEDQSHDRGWYRINATRMLTGGRKLIPRVMTTFQDLSAEERAEKDSSVRSKDHTAGGTKAVVEFTAAAVSVLENEGKVRIGIRRYGKKDIPCSVMVETINGTALAGEDYKAFKEVVKFAKEEELRQIYIEIVDDFEWEPDEFFFVKLSIPEQEDGSHEHIALGNVCINQVTIINDDEPGKLEFAKPSLVVKESFYSARITVNRVNGCDGHVSVKWKTTDITAKEGKDFKGKEGVLLFDNQEITKTIDIPLFESNKKERDECFAIELGECDGGAELGKIKKTIVTIVNDDEFNGIVSRLLNMTKANVGAMALTSHRWVDQFKDAMNVNGGDLETATFLDYVLHFLTFGWKLIFAFVPPAKYLGGWPCFLLSLAVIGLLTTIINDLAGTFGCLIGLEDAITAITFVALGTSMPDTFASKTAALMEKTADSSVGNINGSNSVNVFLGLGLPWTIASIYWAAKGGQFDYPAKSLGFSVVIYSVCAFLALSLLLVRRYVPALGRAELGGPKIPKIICGIFLISLWVIYIMLSALQVKGIIKVNF
- the LOC123564098 gene encoding sodium/calcium exchanger 3-like isoform X4, yielding MSSMITVGNETVDLNEYFCSDKGLLLPLVSEYTWPIGGRAFIYLLGLLWIFMAVAIIADVFMCSIERITSKTTTIRIADSEAEGGYQEMEVKVWNNTVANLSLLALGTSAPEILLSIIETVGNGFKAGDLGPGTIVGSAAFNLLVISGICVMSIPSPDTRRVAEIKVFFVTGFTCIFAYVWMAIVLMVSSPNVVDIWEGVVTLVFFPVLILVSYLADRNFCMGKKEEQPQGMVGFALVSDEGDQQPETTGDKEEDLRRLARKLGREVRDGDIPEDEAAKMAIARMNEDQSHDRGWYRINATRMLTGGRKLIPRVMTTFQDIYDNTKLSAEERAEKDSSVRSKDHTAGGTKAVVEFTAAAVSVLENEGKVRIGIRRYGKKDIPCSVMVETINGTALAGEDYKAFKEVVKFAKEEELRQIYIEIVDDFEWEPDEFFFVKLSIPEQEDGSHEHIALGNVCINQVTIINDDEPGKLEFAKPSLVVKESFYSARITVNRVNGCDGHVSVKWKTTDITAKEGKDFKGKEGVLLFDNQEITKTIDIPLFESNKKERDECFAIELGECDGGAELGKIKKTIVTIVNDDEFNGIVSRLLNMTKANVGAMALTSHRWVDQFKDAMNVNGGDLETATFLDYVLHFLTFGWKLIFAFVPPAKYLGGWPCFLLSLAVIGLLTTIINDLAGTFGCLIGLEDAITAITFVALGTSMPDTFASKTAALMEKTADSSVGNINGSNSVNVFLGLGLPWTIASIYWAAKGGQFDYPAKSLGFSVVIYSVCAFLALSLLLVRRYVPALGRAELGGPKIPKIICGIFLISLWVIYIMLSALQVKGIIKVNF
- the LOC123564098 gene encoding sodium/calcium exchanger 3-like isoform X3; translated protein: MSSMITVGNETVDLNEYFCSDKGLLLPLVSEYTWPIGGRAFIYLLGLLWIFMAVAIIADVFMCSIERITSKTTTIRIADSEAEGGYQEMEVKVWNNTVANLSLLALGTSAPEILLSIIETVGNGFKAGDLGPGTIVGSAAFNLLVISGICVMSIPSPDTRRVAEIKVFFVTGFTCIFAYVWMAIVLMVSSPNVVDIWEGVVTLVFFPVLILVSYLADRNFCMGKKEEQPQGMVGFALENKGGRKYQVSDEGDQQPETTGDKEEDLRRLARKLGREVRDGDIPEDEAAKMAIARMNEDQSHDRGWYRINATRMLTGGRKLIPRVMTTFQDIYDNTKLSAEERAEKDSSVRSKDHTAGGTKAVVEFTAAAVSVLENEGKVRIGIRRYGKKDIPCSVMVETINGTALAGEDYKAFKEVVKFAKEEELRQIYIEIVDDFEWEPDEFFFVKLSIPEQEDGSHEHIALGNVCINQVTIINDDEPGKLEFAKPSLVVKESFYSARITVNRVNGCDGHVSVKWKTTDITAKEGKDFKGKEGVLLFDNQEITKTIDIPLFESNKKERDECFAIELGECDGGAELGKIKKTIVTIVNDDEFNGIVSRLLNMTKANVGAMALTSHRWVDQFKDAMNVNGGDLETATFLDYVLHFLTFGWKLIFAFVPPAKYLGGWPCFLLSLAVIGLLTTIINDLAGTFGCLIGLEDAITAITFVALGTSMPDTFASKTAALMEKTADSSVGNINGSNSVNVFLGLGLPWTIASIYWAAKGGQFDYPAKSLGFSVVIYSVCAFLALSLLLVRRYVPALGRAELGGPKIPKIICGIFLISLWVIYIMLSALQVKGIIKVNF